A single Papilio machaon chromosome 12, ilPapMach1.1, whole genome shotgun sequence DNA region contains:
- the LOC106719096 gene encoding breast cancer anti-estrogen resistance protein 1 isoform X3 yields the protein MTTYGRWTLYDGRMERVQCMARALYDNIAESPDELAFRRGDLLTVLEQNTGGSEGWWLCSLRGRQGICPGNRLRIVAGVFEAGAVTQRRRTRTPVAATNTVPAPVAHQPMPAHHSPAFTKIEECSHYDVPRAPLPVTRGTYDCPRPLGDWYDAPRAPRPASADSACSGTGSLTSATSSASANSANSANSAHSANSAHSAASTSSTYDVPRSRALPLPCDAALEALERLQEEASAAVSRLLSHVSPGWRRRGALRPRVLDVRVAGARLRAALHDLAVFADATLANAHDAQDKGIAVKLRPLVKALKDAERITHEATSALDAGDWAPERLERDREPTDGSQDALDQLVACARSLTEDVRRAASFIHGNASLLFRRSLAPEHEWTEEYDYVRLESRAAATRRHAEIRAALPDKLRASFDALLRDADHAGEVSAVAAATLLPPDDRQLAAFYAAQTATYGAHLATAVEAFLRTIEMGQPPDVFLAHGKFVVLSAHRIVHVGDTVHRSAQHAGLKSKALRCSDALSDALAVTVAKTKAAAQQFPCASAVAEMAEAARTLAARAQDLRRTLCQAAEPPALSPSTPATTVPPSAPATPLTPLAPALPALHI from the exons TGTATGGCGCGAGCACTGTACGACAACATAGCGGAGTCGCCGGACGAGTTGGCGTTCCGGCGCGGCGACCTGTTGACTGTGCTGGAGCAGAACACCGGTGGCAGTGAGGGCTGGTGGCTATGCTCGCTACGAGGCAGACAG GGCATATGTCCGGGCAACAGACTGCGCATAGTGGCGGGCGTGTTCGAGGCGGGTGCGGTGACGCAGCGGCGCCGCACGCGCACTCCTGTCGCCGCAACAAACACCGTGCCCGCACCCGTCGCGCACCAGCCCATGCCCGCGCACCACTCACCCGCTTTCACTAAA ATCGAAGAGTGTTCTCACTACGACGTGCCGCGTGCGCCTTTGCCAGTAACCCGGGGTACATACGACTGTCCCCGGCCGCTCGGAGACTGGTACGACGCGCCGCGAGCGCCGCGGCCGGCCAGCGCAGACTCCGCGTGCAGCGGCACCGGTTCTCTCACCTCCGCCACCTCCAGCGCATCCGCAAACTCCGCCAATTCCGCAAATTCTGCGCACTCAGCAAACTCCGCGCATTCCGCCGCCTCTACCTCGAGCACGTACGACGTGCCCCGGTCACGGGCATTGCCCCTACCTTGTGATGCAGCATTAGAAGCCCTAGAGAGGTTACAG GAAGAGGCGTCTGCGGCGGTGTCGCGGCTGCTCTCGCACGTGTCGCCGGGCTGGCGGCGGCGAGGTGCGCTGCGACCACGCGTACTCGACGTGCGCGTGGCGGGTGCCCGGCTGCGAGCCGCGCTGCACGACCTCGCCGTTTTCGCGGACGCCACGCTAGCCAACGCACACGATGCACAAGACAAAG GTATCGCAGTGAAGCTGCGTCCGCTAGTAAAGGCGTTGAAGGACGCGGAACGGATCACGCACGAGGCGACGAGCGCGCTGGACGCGGGCGACTGGGCGCCGGAGCGGCTGGAGCGCGACCGCGAGCCCACCGACGGCTCGCAGGACGCGCTCGACCAGCTCGTCGCCTGCGCACGCTCGCTCACAGAGGACGTCCGCCGCGCAGCTTCGTTTATTCACGGCAATGCTTCCCTACTCTTTAg GCGGTCATTGGCGCCGGAGCACGAATGGACGGAGGAATACGACTACGTGCGGCTGGAGTCGCGCGCGGCCGCCACACGCCGGCACGCGGAGATCCGCGCCGCGCTGCCCGACAAGCTAAGGGCCTCGTTCGACGCCCTGCTGCGGGACGCCGATCACGCCGGAGAG GTAAGCGCAGTGGCGGCAGCGACCCTCTTGCCACCGGATGACCGCCAACTGGCGGCGTTCTACGCGGCGCAGACGGCTACGTACGGCGCGCACCTCGCCACCGCCGTCGAAGCCTTCCTGCGCACCATCGAAATGGGCCAACCGCCTGACGTCTTCCTCGCGCACGGCAAGTTCGTCGTACTCAGCGCGCACAGAATAGTGCACGTCGGGGATACCGTACACAG GAGCGCTCAACACGCGGGTCTAAAATCCAAAGCGTTACGATGCTCAGATGCGTTATCTGATGCGCTAGCGGTGACCGTGGCGAAGACAAAAGCGGCGGCGCAGCAGTTTCCATGCGCGAGCGCGGTCGCCGAGATGGCGGAGGCGGCGCGGACGTTGGCCGCGCGAGCGCAGGACTTGCGGCGCACGCTGTGTCAGGCCGCAGAGCCGCCCGCCCTCTCGCCCTCCACACCCGCCACCACAGTGCCCCCCTCCGCGCCCGCCACCCCCCTCACACCGCTAGCCCCCGCCCTACCCGCACTACATATATAA
- the LOC106719111 gene encoding protein TSSC4 produces MSSYFERQKSLFNTLKDAEEQYSFSKTNKASPDTDYGIIDRSAYRKLKNEMKKFVGKESIFKRPEAKLRNCLRSKTVPDHVKNPDKWVYYSLSDVTAEQMSDATNTATALALIRELEERNIEKHAMDEDSHESLVFKKPIFKASKTLKVKPIEDEEKPIVKQNKIIMPEYVVGVSKKKEKKNKVQVSNDNSDRTKKVELKLNHLTDMDDDCDD; encoded by the coding sequence ATGTCTTCATATTTCGAAAGACAGAAGAGTCTGTTTAACACTTTAAAAGATGCTGAAGAACAATATAGCTTTTCGAAAACAAACAAGGCCTCCCCTGATACAGATTATGGAATTATTGATAGGAGTGCTTATcgaaaacttaaaaatgaaatgaagaAATTCGTTGGAAAAGAGAGCATATTTAAGCGTCCAGAAGCAAAACTACGAAATTGTCTTCGTTCAAAAACGGTACCTGATCATGTAAAGAATCCTGATAAATGGGTTTATTACTCTTTATCAGATGTGACTGCTGAACAAATGTCTGATGCTACCAACACCGCAACGGCATTAGCACTGATACGTGAATTAGAAGaaagaaatattgaaaaacatgCAATGGATGAAGATTCACATGAAAgtcttgtatttaaaaaacctaTTTTCAAAGCATCTAAGACACTGAAGGTCAAACCTATTGAAGATGAGGAAAAGCCAAtagttaaacaaaacaaaatcataatGCCAGAATATGTTGTTGGTGTATCAAAGaaaaaagagaagaaaaaCAAAGTTCAGGTATCTAATGACAACTCAGATAGAACAAAGAAAGtagagttaaaattaaatcatctCACAGATATGGATGATGACTGTGAtgactaa
- the LOC106719096 gene encoding breast cancer anti-estrogen resistance protein 1 isoform X4, giving the protein MSIPLGRDTALPTQCMARALYDNIAESPDELAFRRGDLLTVLEQNTGGSEGWWLCSLRGRQGICPGNRLRIVAGVFEAGAVTQRRRTRTPVAATNTVPAPVAHQPMPAHHSPAFTKIEECSHYDVPRAPLPVTRGTYDCPRPLGDWYDAPRAPRPASADSACSGTGSLTSATSSASANSANSANSAHSANSAHSAASTSSTYDVPRSRALPLPCDAALEALERLQEEASAAVSRLLSHVSPGWRRRGALRPRVLDVRVAGARLRAALHDLAVFADATLANAHDAQDKGIAVKLRPLVKALKDAERITHEATSALDAGDWAPERLERDREPTDGSQDALDQLVACARSLTEDVRRAASFIHGNASLLFRRSLAPEHEWTEEYDYVRLESRAAATRRHAEIRAALPDKLRASFDALLRDADHAGEVSAVAAATLLPPDDRQLAAFYAAQTATYGAHLATAVEAFLRTIEMGQPPDVFLAHGKFVVLSAHRIVHVGDTVHRSAQHAGLKSKALRCSDALSDALAVTVAKTKAAAQQFPCASAVAEMAEAARTLAARAQDLRRTLCQAAEPPALSPSTPATTVPPSAPATPLTPLAPALPALHI; this is encoded by the exons TGTATGGCGCGAGCACTGTACGACAACATAGCGGAGTCGCCGGACGAGTTGGCGTTCCGGCGCGGCGACCTGTTGACTGTGCTGGAGCAGAACACCGGTGGCAGTGAGGGCTGGTGGCTATGCTCGCTACGAGGCAGACAG GGCATATGTCCGGGCAACAGACTGCGCATAGTGGCGGGCGTGTTCGAGGCGGGTGCGGTGACGCAGCGGCGCCGCACGCGCACTCCTGTCGCCGCAACAAACACCGTGCCCGCACCCGTCGCGCACCAGCCCATGCCCGCGCACCACTCACCCGCTTTCACTAAA ATCGAAGAGTGTTCTCACTACGACGTGCCGCGTGCGCCTTTGCCAGTAACCCGGGGTACATACGACTGTCCCCGGCCGCTCGGAGACTGGTACGACGCGCCGCGAGCGCCGCGGCCGGCCAGCGCAGACTCCGCGTGCAGCGGCACCGGTTCTCTCACCTCCGCCACCTCCAGCGCATCCGCAAACTCCGCCAATTCCGCAAATTCTGCGCACTCAGCAAACTCCGCGCATTCCGCCGCCTCTACCTCGAGCACGTACGACGTGCCCCGGTCACGGGCATTGCCCCTACCTTGTGATGCAGCATTAGAAGCCCTAGAGAGGTTACAG GAAGAGGCGTCTGCGGCGGTGTCGCGGCTGCTCTCGCACGTGTCGCCGGGCTGGCGGCGGCGAGGTGCGCTGCGACCACGCGTACTCGACGTGCGCGTGGCGGGTGCCCGGCTGCGAGCCGCGCTGCACGACCTCGCCGTTTTCGCGGACGCCACGCTAGCCAACGCACACGATGCACAAGACAAAG GTATCGCAGTGAAGCTGCGTCCGCTAGTAAAGGCGTTGAAGGACGCGGAACGGATCACGCACGAGGCGACGAGCGCGCTGGACGCGGGCGACTGGGCGCCGGAGCGGCTGGAGCGCGACCGCGAGCCCACCGACGGCTCGCAGGACGCGCTCGACCAGCTCGTCGCCTGCGCACGCTCGCTCACAGAGGACGTCCGCCGCGCAGCTTCGTTTATTCACGGCAATGCTTCCCTACTCTTTAg GCGGTCATTGGCGCCGGAGCACGAATGGACGGAGGAATACGACTACGTGCGGCTGGAGTCGCGCGCGGCCGCCACACGCCGGCACGCGGAGATCCGCGCCGCGCTGCCCGACAAGCTAAGGGCCTCGTTCGACGCCCTGCTGCGGGACGCCGATCACGCCGGAGAG GTAAGCGCAGTGGCGGCAGCGACCCTCTTGCCACCGGATGACCGCCAACTGGCGGCGTTCTACGCGGCGCAGACGGCTACGTACGGCGCGCACCTCGCCACCGCCGTCGAAGCCTTCCTGCGCACCATCGAAATGGGCCAACCGCCTGACGTCTTCCTCGCGCACGGCAAGTTCGTCGTACTCAGCGCGCACAGAATAGTGCACGTCGGGGATACCGTACACAG GAGCGCTCAACACGCGGGTCTAAAATCCAAAGCGTTACGATGCTCAGATGCGTTATCTGATGCGCTAGCGGTGACCGTGGCGAAGACAAAAGCGGCGGCGCAGCAGTTTCCATGCGCGAGCGCGGTCGCCGAGATGGCGGAGGCGGCGCGGACGTTGGCCGCGCGAGCGCAGGACTTGCGGCGCACGCTGTGTCAGGCCGCAGAGCCGCCCGCCCTCTCGCCCTCCACACCCGCCACCACAGTGCCCCCCTCCGCGCCCGCCACCCCCCTCACACCGCTAGCCCCCGCCCTACCCGCACTACATATATAA
- the LOC106719096 gene encoding breast cancer anti-estrogen resistance protein 1 isoform X1 codes for MTVRGMVVAVCDIKISAKVRLVITMCNCKGLHTSVRIVKEKRCMARALYDNIAESPDELAFRRGDLLTVLEQNTGGSEGWWLCSLRGRQGICPGNRLRIVAGVFEAGAVTQRRRTRTPVAATNTVPAPVAHQPMPAHHSPAFTKIEECSHYDVPRAPLPVTRGTYDCPRPLGDWYDAPRAPRPASADSACSGTGSLTSATSSASANSANSANSAHSANSAHSAASTSSTYDVPRSRALPLPCDAALEALERLQEEASAAVSRLLSHVSPGWRRRGALRPRVLDVRVAGARLRAALHDLAVFADATLANAHDAQDKGIAVKLRPLVKALKDAERITHEATSALDAGDWAPERLERDREPTDGSQDALDQLVACARSLTEDVRRAASFIHGNASLLFRRSLAPEHEWTEEYDYVRLESRAAATRRHAEIRAALPDKLRASFDALLRDADHAGEVSAVAAATLLPPDDRQLAAFYAAQTATYGAHLATAVEAFLRTIEMGQPPDVFLAHGKFVVLSAHRIVHVGDTVHRSAQHAGLKSKALRCSDALSDALAVTVAKTKAAAQQFPCASAVAEMAEAARTLAARAQDLRRTLCQAAEPPALSPSTPATTVPPSAPATPLTPLAPALPALHI; via the exons ATGACTGTCCGAGGTATGGTGGTCGCAGTTTGTGATATTAAAATCAGTGCGAAAGTACGATTAGTTATAACGATGTGCAACTGCAAGGGACTACACACAAGTGTACGAATTGTTAAAGAGAAACGG TGTATGGCGCGAGCACTGTACGACAACATAGCGGAGTCGCCGGACGAGTTGGCGTTCCGGCGCGGCGACCTGTTGACTGTGCTGGAGCAGAACACCGGTGGCAGTGAGGGCTGGTGGCTATGCTCGCTACGAGGCAGACAG GGCATATGTCCGGGCAACAGACTGCGCATAGTGGCGGGCGTGTTCGAGGCGGGTGCGGTGACGCAGCGGCGCCGCACGCGCACTCCTGTCGCCGCAACAAACACCGTGCCCGCACCCGTCGCGCACCAGCCCATGCCCGCGCACCACTCACCCGCTTTCACTAAA ATCGAAGAGTGTTCTCACTACGACGTGCCGCGTGCGCCTTTGCCAGTAACCCGGGGTACATACGACTGTCCCCGGCCGCTCGGAGACTGGTACGACGCGCCGCGAGCGCCGCGGCCGGCCAGCGCAGACTCCGCGTGCAGCGGCACCGGTTCTCTCACCTCCGCCACCTCCAGCGCATCCGCAAACTCCGCCAATTCCGCAAATTCTGCGCACTCAGCAAACTCCGCGCATTCCGCCGCCTCTACCTCGAGCACGTACGACGTGCCCCGGTCACGGGCATTGCCCCTACCTTGTGATGCAGCATTAGAAGCCCTAGAGAGGTTACAG GAAGAGGCGTCTGCGGCGGTGTCGCGGCTGCTCTCGCACGTGTCGCCGGGCTGGCGGCGGCGAGGTGCGCTGCGACCACGCGTACTCGACGTGCGCGTGGCGGGTGCCCGGCTGCGAGCCGCGCTGCACGACCTCGCCGTTTTCGCGGACGCCACGCTAGCCAACGCACACGATGCACAAGACAAAG GTATCGCAGTGAAGCTGCGTCCGCTAGTAAAGGCGTTGAAGGACGCGGAACGGATCACGCACGAGGCGACGAGCGCGCTGGACGCGGGCGACTGGGCGCCGGAGCGGCTGGAGCGCGACCGCGAGCCCACCGACGGCTCGCAGGACGCGCTCGACCAGCTCGTCGCCTGCGCACGCTCGCTCACAGAGGACGTCCGCCGCGCAGCTTCGTTTATTCACGGCAATGCTTCCCTACTCTTTAg GCGGTCATTGGCGCCGGAGCACGAATGGACGGAGGAATACGACTACGTGCGGCTGGAGTCGCGCGCGGCCGCCACACGCCGGCACGCGGAGATCCGCGCCGCGCTGCCCGACAAGCTAAGGGCCTCGTTCGACGCCCTGCTGCGGGACGCCGATCACGCCGGAGAG GTAAGCGCAGTGGCGGCAGCGACCCTCTTGCCACCGGATGACCGCCAACTGGCGGCGTTCTACGCGGCGCAGACGGCTACGTACGGCGCGCACCTCGCCACCGCCGTCGAAGCCTTCCTGCGCACCATCGAAATGGGCCAACCGCCTGACGTCTTCCTCGCGCACGGCAAGTTCGTCGTACTCAGCGCGCACAGAATAGTGCACGTCGGGGATACCGTACACAG GAGCGCTCAACACGCGGGTCTAAAATCCAAAGCGTTACGATGCTCAGATGCGTTATCTGATGCGCTAGCGGTGACCGTGGCGAAGACAAAAGCGGCGGCGCAGCAGTTTCCATGCGCGAGCGCGGTCGCCGAGATGGCGGAGGCGGCGCGGACGTTGGCCGCGCGAGCGCAGGACTTGCGGCGCACGCTGTGTCAGGCCGCAGAGCCGCCCGCCCTCTCGCCCTCCACACCCGCCACCACAGTGCCCCCCTCCGCGCCCGCCACCCCCCTCACACCGCTAGCCCCCGCCCTACCCGCACTACATATATAA
- the LOC106719112 gene encoding N-alpha-acetyltransferase 10, with protein sequence MNIRCARPSDLMNMQHCNLLCLPENYQMKYYFYHGLSWPQLSYVAEDEKGHIVGYVLAKMEEDGEDNRHGHITSLAVKRSHRRLGLAQKLMNQASLAMVECFQAKYVSLHVRKSNRAALNLYTNSLGFKILEIEPKYYADGEDAFSMMRDLSAFAAENKTDSDNLEIKSESAIVSQC encoded by the exons ATGAATATACGCTGTGCACGTCCAAGTGATCTTATGAATATGCAGCATTGCAATTTGCTGTGTCTGCCTGAAAACTATCAGATGAAATATTACTTCTACCATGGTCTCTCTTGGCCACAACTGAGCTATGTAGCTGAAGATGAAAAAGGGCACATTGTAg GCTATGTGTTGGCAAAAATGGAAGAGGATGGAGAAGATAATCGTCATGGACATATCACCTCCTTAGCAGTGAAGAGATCACACAGGCGCCTTGGTCTTGCACAAAAACTTATGAATCAGGCTTCACTGGCTATGGTTGAATGTTTCCAG GCAAAATATGTATCACTTCATGTGAGAAAAAGCAACAGAGCAGCTCTCAATCTTTACACAAACTCTTTAGGTTTTAAAATTCTTGAAATTGAACCGAAATATTATGCGGATGGAGAGGATGCATTCTCTATGATGAGGGATCTAAGCGCTTTTGCTGCAGAAAATAAGACAGATAGTGATAATTTGGAAATTAAGTCTGAGTCCGCTATAGTGTCACAGTGTTAA
- the LOC106719166 gene encoding uncharacterized protein LOC106719166, whose translation MDEDRKESYRSPVYTKEEVNALLNIIENYKSIILNKSTSTAASHAKDRAWNSIAKVFNKQGFKHIRSVESIKTKWDNLKKEARKAAKNIMIMKHYDNDLWSRVVTMLLEHEKNEDSKPSLENGSNEINTKDTDNATIMDFEECENEESDSSDGDMQTCRSNRSLNFLPQECTLLLKCVREEKNNIFIKETNSKTNLLKNSAWTRIAEAFNKQNPQKRSSKVLRTKFDNMKKAAKSVHMKQYLLNNQHEKEKIKTEPLFDCKSDSDTNDGNLNDNVEMDTLSLNKNKYLDIDPLDTVINGDCGNESKHPYNPWCTQDSKLVEKLKLQLFNYQLETAKMERKRVENAMQAEVAAFESNALERSLKLRAARLEVIAAQAKLPANHPGLLFTDEEKPAQEYLERYNHTM comes from the exons ATGGATGAAGACCGCAAAGAATC gtacAGGAGTCCTGTGTACACAAAGGAAGAGGTGAATGCTTTGTtgaatattattgaaaattataaaagtattattctaaataaatCAACTTCTACTGCCGCTAGTCACGCTAAAGACAGAGCATGGAATTCCATAGCCAAAGTTTTCAATAAACAAGGCTTCAAGCATATAAGGAGTGTTGAAAGCATAAAAACAAAGTgggataatttaaaaaaagaagcaAGGAAGGcagctaaaaatataatgataatgaaaCACTATGACAACGATTTGTGGAGTCGAGTGGTTACAATGTTATTAGaacatgaaaaaaatgagGACTCTAAGCCAAGTCTTGAGAATGGATCAAATg aaataaatacaaaagacaCAGATAATGCAACTATTATGGATTTTGAGGAATGTGAAAATGAAGAATCTGATAGTTCAG ATGGAGATATGCAGACTTGTAG GTCAAACagatctttaaatttcttaccACAAGAGTGTACTcttcttttaaaatgtgtGAGAGAAGAGAAGAACAATATATTCATTAAGGAAACTAACTCAAAAACAAATCTTCTCAAAAATAGTGCTTGGACCAGg ATTGCAGAGGCCTTTAATAAACAGAACCCACAGAAAAGATCTAGTAAAGTTTTGCGTACAAAGTTTGACAATATGAAGAAAGCTGCTAAGTCAGTTCATATGAAACAGTATCTGTTGAACAATCAGCATGAAAAAGAg AAAATAAAGACTGAACCACTGTTTGACTGTAAATCTGACTCGGACACAAATGATGGAAATTTGAATGATAATGTAGAGATGGATAccttaagtttaaataaaaataaatatctagaTATTGATCCTCTCGATACAGTTATCAATGGTGACTGTGGAAAtg AATCGAAACACCCATATAATCCTTGGTGCACACAAGATAGTAAACTTGTTGAGAAGTTAAAATTACAACTCTTTAATTATCAGTTGGAAACTGCAAAG aTGGAAAGAAAAAGAGTAGAGAATGCAATGCAAGCCGAAGTGGCTGCATTCGAGTCTAATGCATTGGAACGGTCTTTAAAGCTGCGGGCGGCCAGGCTAGAAGTTATTGCAGCACAGGCCAAGCTACCAGCAAACCATCCTGGACTGCTGTTTACTGATGAAGAGAAACCAGCGCAAGAATACTTAGAACGATATAATCATACAATGTGA
- the LOC106719096 gene encoding breast cancer anti-estrogen resistance protein 1 isoform X2 yields the protein MRSAITSDGSCSDSRSISLCMARALYDNIAESPDELAFRRGDLLTVLEQNTGGSEGWWLCSLRGRQGICPGNRLRIVAGVFEAGAVTQRRRTRTPVAATNTVPAPVAHQPMPAHHSPAFTKIEECSHYDVPRAPLPVTRGTYDCPRPLGDWYDAPRAPRPASADSACSGTGSLTSATSSASANSANSANSAHSANSAHSAASTSSTYDVPRSRALPLPCDAALEALERLQEEASAAVSRLLSHVSPGWRRRGALRPRVLDVRVAGARLRAALHDLAVFADATLANAHDAQDKGIAVKLRPLVKALKDAERITHEATSALDAGDWAPERLERDREPTDGSQDALDQLVACARSLTEDVRRAASFIHGNASLLFRRSLAPEHEWTEEYDYVRLESRAAATRRHAEIRAALPDKLRASFDALLRDADHAGEVSAVAAATLLPPDDRQLAAFYAAQTATYGAHLATAVEAFLRTIEMGQPPDVFLAHGKFVVLSAHRIVHVGDTVHRSAQHAGLKSKALRCSDALSDALAVTVAKTKAAAQQFPCASAVAEMAEAARTLAARAQDLRRTLCQAAEPPALSPSTPATTVPPSAPATPLTPLAPALPALHI from the exons TGTATGGCGCGAGCACTGTACGACAACATAGCGGAGTCGCCGGACGAGTTGGCGTTCCGGCGCGGCGACCTGTTGACTGTGCTGGAGCAGAACACCGGTGGCAGTGAGGGCTGGTGGCTATGCTCGCTACGAGGCAGACAG GGCATATGTCCGGGCAACAGACTGCGCATAGTGGCGGGCGTGTTCGAGGCGGGTGCGGTGACGCAGCGGCGCCGCACGCGCACTCCTGTCGCCGCAACAAACACCGTGCCCGCACCCGTCGCGCACCAGCCCATGCCCGCGCACCACTCACCCGCTTTCACTAAA ATCGAAGAGTGTTCTCACTACGACGTGCCGCGTGCGCCTTTGCCAGTAACCCGGGGTACATACGACTGTCCCCGGCCGCTCGGAGACTGGTACGACGCGCCGCGAGCGCCGCGGCCGGCCAGCGCAGACTCCGCGTGCAGCGGCACCGGTTCTCTCACCTCCGCCACCTCCAGCGCATCCGCAAACTCCGCCAATTCCGCAAATTCTGCGCACTCAGCAAACTCCGCGCATTCCGCCGCCTCTACCTCGAGCACGTACGACGTGCCCCGGTCACGGGCATTGCCCCTACCTTGTGATGCAGCATTAGAAGCCCTAGAGAGGTTACAG GAAGAGGCGTCTGCGGCGGTGTCGCGGCTGCTCTCGCACGTGTCGCCGGGCTGGCGGCGGCGAGGTGCGCTGCGACCACGCGTACTCGACGTGCGCGTGGCGGGTGCCCGGCTGCGAGCCGCGCTGCACGACCTCGCCGTTTTCGCGGACGCCACGCTAGCCAACGCACACGATGCACAAGACAAAG GTATCGCAGTGAAGCTGCGTCCGCTAGTAAAGGCGTTGAAGGACGCGGAACGGATCACGCACGAGGCGACGAGCGCGCTGGACGCGGGCGACTGGGCGCCGGAGCGGCTGGAGCGCGACCGCGAGCCCACCGACGGCTCGCAGGACGCGCTCGACCAGCTCGTCGCCTGCGCACGCTCGCTCACAGAGGACGTCCGCCGCGCAGCTTCGTTTATTCACGGCAATGCTTCCCTACTCTTTAg GCGGTCATTGGCGCCGGAGCACGAATGGACGGAGGAATACGACTACGTGCGGCTGGAGTCGCGCGCGGCCGCCACACGCCGGCACGCGGAGATCCGCGCCGCGCTGCCCGACAAGCTAAGGGCCTCGTTCGACGCCCTGCTGCGGGACGCCGATCACGCCGGAGAG GTAAGCGCAGTGGCGGCAGCGACCCTCTTGCCACCGGATGACCGCCAACTGGCGGCGTTCTACGCGGCGCAGACGGCTACGTACGGCGCGCACCTCGCCACCGCCGTCGAAGCCTTCCTGCGCACCATCGAAATGGGCCAACCGCCTGACGTCTTCCTCGCGCACGGCAAGTTCGTCGTACTCAGCGCGCACAGAATAGTGCACGTCGGGGATACCGTACACAG GAGCGCTCAACACGCGGGTCTAAAATCCAAAGCGTTACGATGCTCAGATGCGTTATCTGATGCGCTAGCGGTGACCGTGGCGAAGACAAAAGCGGCGGCGCAGCAGTTTCCATGCGCGAGCGCGGTCGCCGAGATGGCGGAGGCGGCGCGGACGTTGGCCGCGCGAGCGCAGGACTTGCGGCGCACGCTGTGTCAGGCCGCAGAGCCGCCCGCCCTCTCGCCCTCCACACCCGCCACCACAGTGCCCCCCTCCGCGCCCGCCACCCCCCTCACACCGCTAGCCCCCGCCCTACCCGCACTACATATATAA